The following coding sequences are from one Sphaeramia orbicularis chromosome 11, fSphaOr1.1, whole genome shotgun sequence window:
- the LOC115428470 gene encoding mediator of RNA polymerase II transcription subunit 30-like codes for MTTPPLVSPFGGQPPPPQQQQQPQAQAARDVNTASLCRIGQETVQDIVLRTMEIFQLLRNMQLPNGVTYHPNTHQDRLGKLQEHLRMLSVLFRKLRLVYDKCNENCAGLDPIPPEQLIPFVEDDSSKLEDRSASQSRPATEERREILEVNKKIDA; via the exons atgacaaccccTCCATTGGTGTCACCCTTTGGGGGGCAGCCGCCTCCAcctcagcagcaacagcagccacAAGCTCAAGCAGCTCGAGACGTCAACACAGCGTCCCTATGTCGCATCGGCCAGGAGACAGTCCAAGACATTGTCCTCAGGACCATGGAGATCTTCCAGCTCCTCAGGAACATGCAG TTGCCCAATGGAGTCACCTACCATCCCAACACCCATCAGGACCGGCTTGGAAAACTTCAGGAGCATCTACGCATGCTTTCCGTGCTCTTCCGCAAACTGCGCCTTGTGTACGACAAATGCAACGAAAACTGTGCTGGGCTGGATCCCATACCTCCAGAG CAACTGATACCCTTTGTGGAGGATGACAGCTCTAAACTCGAAGATCGCTCAGCCAGCCAGAGccgccctgccaccgaggagagGCGAGAAATCCTGGAGGTCAACAAG